From a region of the Sesamum indicum cultivar Zhongzhi No. 13 linkage group LG3, S_indicum_v1.0, whole genome shotgun sequence genome:
- the LOC105156938 gene encoding uncharacterized protein LOC105156938 isoform X2, protein MFYVLRRRFWRLFSRVRWLVWRRPRPKLIVRRLNARVEPKKKPKINSAVHQNGHVNGPFMQVMPIRLATFNAALFSLAPAVPTAEKSTVFVHEESESITARRPKGILKQSPLHSMMNASEKSKPKVSINLPENEISLAQNKVISIVEDSSSKTFSFNNRMRSPICFPAGMANWLTDVGLCGSRTIFDVLKEVDADILALQDVKAEEEKDMRPLSDLARALGMNYVFAESWAPEYGNAVLSKWPIKRWKVQKIFDDKDFRNVIKATIDVPWTGELNVYCTQLDHLDERWRMNQMNAIIQTSDQPHILAGGLNSLDASDYSSERWNDIVKYYEELGKPTPRVEVTNFLKGREYTDAKHFPGECEPVVMIAKGQNVQGTCKYGTRVDYILGSPDLPYKFVPGSYSVLSSKGTSDHHIVKVDIMKVADKRPKSNRRQKKLKQRVFRLSNSCSSRGIWEISC, encoded by the exons atgttttatgttctCAGAAGGAGGTTTTGGCGCCTTTTCTCGAGGGTACGTTGGTTGGTATGGCGACGTCCTAGGCCTAAACTCATCGTCAGGAGGCTGAATGCAAGAGTTGAGCCGAAAAAGAAGCCGAAAATCAACTCAGCAGTCCATCAGAATGGCCATGTCAATGGCCCCTTCATGCAGGTTATGCCTATTCGACTAGCCACCTTCAATGCTGCCTTGTTCTCCCTTGCACCTGCCGTCCCAACAGCTGAGAAATCAACCGTTTTCGTGCACGAAGAGAGTGAAAGCATAACTGCCCGTCGTCCCAAAGGAATACTCAAACAGTCTCCACTCCATTCCATGATGAATGCAtcagaaaaatcaaaaccaaaggTTTCCATTAACCTGCCTGAGAATGAGATTTCTTTAGCACAGAACAAGGTGATCAGCATAGTTGAGGATTCCTCAAGCAAAACATTCAGTTTCAACAATAGGATGAGATCTCCCATCTGCTTCCCTGCCGGCATGGCTAACTGGCTGACCGATGTCGGTTTGTGTGGAAGTAGGACCATTTTTGACGTGCTCAAAGAAGTAGATGCCGATATCTTGGCCCTGCAGGACGTGAAGGCCgaggaagaaaaagatatgAGGCCGTTGTCTGATTTGGCTCGAGCGTTGGGGATGAACTACGTCTTTGCGGAGAGCTGGGCTCCTGAGTATGGCAATGCTGTTCTGTCAAAATGGCCTATCAAGAGGTGGAAagttcagaaaatatttgatgacAAAGATTTCAG GAATGTGATCAAGGCAACCATTGACGTTCCGTGGACAGGGGAGCTCAACGTTTACTGCACCCAACTCGACCACTTGGATGAAAGATGGAGGATGAATCAGATGAACGCGATAATTCAGACGAGCGATCAACCTCATATTCTTGCTGGAGGACTCAACTCTCTTGATGCATCAGACTACTCATCAGAGAGGTGGAACGACATTGTGAAG TACTACGAGGAACTAGGAAAGCCGACTCCAAGAGTTGAAGTAACGAATTTCCTCAAGGGAAGAGAGTACACGGATGCCAAACACTTCCCAGGGGAATGTGAACCTGTAGTCATGATTGCCAAAGGCCAAA ATGTCCAAGGAACATGCAAGTATGGAACTCGGGTCGACTACATTTTGGGATCCCCAGATTTACCATACAAGTTCGTGCCCGGATCTTACTCAGTTTTGTCATCAAAAGGCACCTCTGATCACCATATAGTAAAAGTTGACATTATGAAAGTAGCTGATAAGAGGCCGAAGAGCAATAGAAGACAAAAGAAACTGAAACAAAGAGTTTTCAGGCTAAGCAATTCTTGTTCTAGTAGAGGTATTTGGGAAATAAGTTGCTGA
- the LOC105156940 gene encoding phosphomethylpyrimidine synthase, chloroplastic isoform X1 → MWLQLHGMASMQTSLASAICNNRNHSTSPKFLSSSFLHGVDVIGQAAGFRRKDIIPTAFSGPKATLTFDPPTNNKERVNQRKHTADPNAPDFLPLPSFEECFPKSSKEYTEVIHEHSGHLLRIPFRRIHLSGEEPHFDTYDTSGPQNISPRIGLPKLRKEWIARREKLGGPRYTQMFYAKQGIITEEMAFCAARENLDPEFVRSEVARGRAIIPSNKKHPELEPMIVGRNFLVKVNANIGNSAVVSSIEEEVHKLQWATMWGADTIMDLSTGRHIHETREWILRNSAVPVGTVPIYQALEKVNGIAENLTWEIFRDTLIEQAEQGVDYFTIHAGVLLRYIPLTAKRMTGIVSRGGSIHAKWCLAHHKENFAYEHWDDILDICNQYDISLSIGDGLRPGSIYDANDTAQFAELLTQGELTRRAWEKDVQVMNEGPGHIPMHKIPENMQKQLEWCNEAPFYTLGPLTTDIAPGYDHITSAIGAANIGALGTALLCYVTPKEHLGLPNRDDVKAGVIAYKIAAHAADLAKCHPLAQAWDDALSKARFEFRWMDQFALSLDPMTAMSFHDETLPSDGAKVAHFCSMCGPKFCSMKITEDVRKYAEEHGYGTAEEAVQRGMDAMSAEFLAAKKTISGEQHGEIGGEIYLPEEYVKSIKT, encoded by the exons ATGTGGTTGCAATTGCATG GGATGGCGTCTATGCAAACTAGTTTGGCATCAGCTATATGCAACAACAGGAACCACTCGACTTCCCCAAAATTTCTGAGCAGCTCTTTCTTGCATGGGGTTGATGTGATCGGACAGGCTGCCGGCTTTCGAAGAAAGGACATAATTCCCACTGCCTTTTCAGGCCCGAAAGCTACATTGACCTTTGATCCGCCCACTAACAACAAAGAGAGGGTTAACCAACGGAAGCACACGGCCGATCCTAATGCTCCTGATTTTCTTCCACTTCCGTCCTTCGAGGAATGTTTCCCTAAAAGCTCCAAAGAATACAC GGAAGTCATTCATGAGCATTCTGGCCATTTGCTGAGAATTCCATTTCGACGAATTCACCTATCGGGAGAAGAACCCCATTTTGACACCTATGACACCAGCGGTCCACAGAACATCAGCCCACGCATTG GACTCCCCAAGTTGCGGAAGGAGTGGATTGCCAGAAGAGAGAAATTGGGTGGACCAAGGTACACCCAAATGTTCTATGCTAAGCAGGGAATCATAACTGAGGAGATGGCATTCTGTGCAGCTCGTGAAAATCTCGACCCAGAATTTGTAAGATCTGAGGTTGCTCGTGGTCGTGCAATCATCCCGTCAAACAAGAAGCACCCAGAATTGGAGCCAATGATAGTTGGACGCAATTTCTTGGTGAAAGTAAATGCTAATATTGGGAACTCTGCTGTTGTAAGCTCCATCGAGGAAGAAGTCCACAAACTCCAATGGGCAACAATGTGGGGTGCTGATACCATTATGGATCTTTCCACCGGACGTCACATCCATGAGACTCGTGAGTGGATCCTGCGTAACTCTGCTGTACCAGTAGGAACTGTGCCCATCTATCAAGCACTGGAAAAAGTGAATGGCATTGCTGAGAATCTCACTTGGGAAATATTCAGGGACACACTGATCGAACAAGCTGAACAGGGTGTCGATTACTTTACAATCCATGCCGGTGTCCTACTCCGTTACATCCCACTAACAGCCAAGCGGATGACTGGCATTGTTTCTCGTGGTGGATCCATTCACGCAAAATGGTGCTTGGCTCATCACAAAGAGAACTTTGCCTACGAACACTGGGATGATATCCTAGACATTTGTAATCAGTATGATATATCCTTGTCAATTGGTGATGGATTGAGGCCCGGATCCATATATGATGCCAATGACACGGCCCAGTTTGCTGAGCTCTTAACTCAAGGAGAATTGACTCGTCGGGCTTGGGAAAAAGACGTACAG GTAATGAATGAAGGGCCAGGACATATTCCCATGCATAAGATCCCTGAGAATATGCAGAAACAGCTAGAATGGTGTAATGAAGCACCTTTCTACACTCTCGGACCTTTAACAACCGACATTGCTCCTGGATATGATCACATTACCTCAGCCATTGGCGCTGCGAATATTGGGGCTCTCGGCACGGCACTTCTGTGTTATGTGACTCCTAAAGAACATCTCGGTTTGCCGAATCGAGATGACGTGAAGGCTGGGGTTATAGCATATAAGATAGCCGCACATGCTGCTGATTTAGCAAAATGCCATCCGCTTGCACAAGCTTGGGATGATGCACTGAGCAAGGCAAGATTTGAGTTCAGATGGATGGATCAATTCGCTTTATCATTGGACCCCATGACAGCCATGTCCTTTCACGATGAAACCTTGCCATCTGATGGTGCTAAAGTGGCACATTTCTGCTCTATGTGTGGGCCCAAGTTCTGTTCTATGAAAATAACTGAGGATGTAAGAAAATATGCTGAGGAGCATGGTTATGGGACTGCCGAGGAAGCAGTCCAGCGCGGTATGGATGCCATGAGTGCAGAATTCCTAGCTGCAAAGAAAACTATCAGCGGGGAGCAACATGGTGAGATTGGAGGAGAAATCTACCTGCCGGAAGAGTACGTAAAATCCATCAAGACCTAA
- the LOC105157064 gene encoding uncharacterized protein LOC105157064 codes for MATEVLRPQDLLVERFRVPQTSCPRRRNFPANGSLTHLDASRRQHRKTSPKPDKRRFNAAAETKRSSYGGVSDLRQRVEVSGGGPVMGQVTLLRRGESLSSLASKVSGGSAEAPTQKPVDDLAVLGTVRIGPDLPEMVPKQIRLGAPSSGDVYAGSAFFSSPSPRSVPLPSFFNKRDSNDCQSEPFDDGATRDLRRLLRLE; via the coding sequence ATGGCGACGGAAGTGTTACGGCCCCAAGATTTGTTGGTTGAGAGGTTCCGCGTGCCACAGACGTCTTGTCCGCGCAGGAGGAATTTTCCGGCGAACGGAAGCTTGACGCACTTAGACGCGAGCCGGAGGCAACATAGGAAGACGTCTCCCAAGCCGGATAAGAGGAGATTCAACGCCGCGGCGGAGACAAAGAGATCGAGTTATGGCGGCGTTTCCGATCTACGGCAGAGGGTTGAGGTCAGCGGTGGCGGCCCCGTCATGGGGCAAGTGACGCTGTTGAGAAGAGGCGAATCGTTGAGTTCGCTTGCTTCTAAAGTAAGTGGTGGAAGCGCCGAGGCGCCTACTCAAAAGCCGGTTGACGATCTAGCGGTTCTCGGGACGGTGAGAATCGGACCCGACTTGCCGGAAATGGTGCCGAAGCAGATCCGCCTAGGGGCGCCTTCCTCCGGTGATGTTTACGCCGGATCGGCTTTTTTCTCGTCGCCATCTCCCAGATCTGTACCTCTACCTTCGTTCTTCAACAAGAGGGACTCAAATGATTGCCAGAGCGAACCCTTCGATGACGGTGCTACGAGGGATTTGCGGCGCTTGCTTCGTCTCGAATGA
- the LOC105156939 gene encoding uncharacterized protein LOC105156939, whose product MENENTKKEKYESYVVVHNIAKRHNVGTLARSATAFGVSELILVGRRDFNSFGSHGSTSHLRFRHFHSLAFARSFLKERDCDICGVEIKDNAMAINQHPFRKSTAFLLGNEGTGLSAKECEICDFFVYIPQYGGGTASLNVTVAASIVLHHFGVWAGFSERTREGNKFQVAEKPANQMRRSLCTESAESIAEERRLKKENAANGFFDENGKDEAPSNLLDALFDS is encoded by the exons ATGGAGAATGAGAACACGAAGAAGGAGAAATACGAGAGCTACGTGGTTGTGCACAACATAGCGAAGAGGCACAACGTGGGAACACTCGCCCGCAGCGCCACCGCGTTCGGTGTGTCGGAGCTAATATTGGTGGGGCGGCGCGACTTCAACTCCTTTGGCAGCCACGGCTCCACCTCACACCTCCGGTTCCGGCACTTCCACTCTCTGGCATTTGCCCGTTCCTTCCTCAAG GAGAGGGATTGTGATATATGTGGAGTGGAGATCAAGGATAATGCTATGGCTATAAACCAGCATCCTTTCAGGAAGAGTACCGCCTTTCTTCTCGGCAATGAG GGAACAGGGCTTTCTGCTAAGGAGTGTGAGATATGTGACTTTTTTGTTTACATTCCACAATATGGCGGTGGCACTGCTTCTTTGAATGTTACTGTAGCTGCTTCCATTGTCCTACATCATTTTGGAG tttGGGCAGGATTCTCTGAGAGAACCCGTGAAGGCAACAAGTTTCAAGTGGCTGAAAAACCAGCTAACCAGATGAGGAGAAGTCTCTGCACAGAATCAGCAGAATCGATCGCGGAGGAGCGAAGactaaaaaaggaaaatgctGCAAATGGTTTTTTTGATGAGAATGGAAAAGACGAAGCTCCTTCCAACCTTCTTGATGCATTGTTTGATTCATAG
- the LOC105156941 gene encoding putative E3 ubiquitin-protein ligase RF298 produces the protein MASMVAKACSSTSSQMPALTVQERGSRNKRKFRADPPLADPNRTIPVPQNECTSFEISADKFEAIPNHGHTNACNMYCMNQDSSDALKLDLGLSCTVGASEVGSSQPREEMEASMNEFHDADWSDLTESQLEELLLSNLDMIFKSAIKKIVASGYGEEVASKAILRSGLWYGCKDTVSNIVENALAFLRSGQEIDPSREHYFEDLEQMEKYILAELVCLLREVRPFFSTGDAMWCLLICDMNVSHACAMDTDPLGSCTGDATSNGNSSISAQPQLRTEPRSLESNISVPCKPNASVAYALKCPPEASNLATNQGEDSLQSEVPNLTDGPNMNLKNSVVLDRLASGEECNNCTSNIKEKSFSAAGISHTNTEEKFVGSRKLSGIAKREYILRQKSIHFERQYRAHGSKSTSRAGKLSGFSGLVLDKNLKAVAESTGLNAKNSFKIGKAVSFDVPQKDVDYNISTSSGLVSVPTSGMETNNGSSLPVVPVNSSPSLPVADTELSLSFPAKGIANPMPISYSDEAANCSFVDSSNDKSLGQWVSQDRKDEMAMKMVSRVRELQNQLQEWTEWANQKVMQAARRLSKDKAELKTLRQEKEEVERLKKEKQTLEESTMKKLSEMENALCKASGQVERANAAVGRLQVENAALRREMEAAKLRAAESAASCHEVSKREKMTLIKFQSWEKQKTLFQEDLAAEKRKLRHLQLKLQQAKDAQYQAEVRLNQEEKAKDELLTQASSFRKEREQIEASAKSEEDMIKSRAENYLLKYKDDIEKLEKDISQLRLKTDSSKIAALRRGIDGSYASKVTDSRNIRALNDSAMSYISRAVAPTDLKDLTGNGGVKRERECVMCLSEEMSVVFLPCAHQVVCTMCNELHEKQGMKDCPSCRSPIQRRVCVRYHS, from the exons ATGGCATCAATGGTTGCGAAGGCGTGTAGCAGCACTTCCAGTCAAATGCCGGCTCTGACGGTGCAAGAAAGAGGAAGTAGGAATAAGAGAAAATTCCGGGCAGATCCACCGTTAGCTGATCCCAATAGGACCATCCCTGTGCCTCAAAATGAATGTACCAGTTTTGAAATCTCAGCTGATAAGTTTGAGGCGATTCCCAATCATGGTCATACAAATGCGTGCAATATGTATTGCATGAACCAAGATAGTTCCGATGCTTTGAAACTTGACCTTGGATTGTCATGCACTGTGGGAGCATCTGAGGTTGGGTCAAGTCAGCCAAGAGAGGAGATGGAGGCGTCAATGAACGAGTTCCATGATGCTGATTGGAGTGATCTTACGGAATCTCAGCTAGAGGAACTTCTCTTGAGCAATTTGGACATGATTTTCAAGAGTGCAATTAAGAAAATAGTGGCTAGTGGTTATGGTGAAGAAGTTGCTAGTAAGGCTATTTTGAGGTCTGGCCTTTGGTATGGGTGTAAAGACACTGTATCGAATATAGTGGAGAACGCACTGGCATTTCTTAGAAGTGGACAAGAAATTGACCCGTCAAGGGAGCACTATTTTGAGGATTTGGAGCAGATGGAGAAGTATATATTGGCGGAGTTGGTTTGCCTTCTGAGAGAGGTTAGACCTTTCTTCAGCACTGGGGATGCTATGTGGTGTTTGTTGATATGCGATATGAATGTGTCACATGCTTGTGCTATGGATACTGATCCTTTAGGCAGTTGCACTGGTGATGCTACTTCAAATGGCAATTCCTCTATTTCTGCACAGCCTCAGCTGAGGACCGAGCCTAGAAGTCTCGAATCTAATATTTCAGTTCCTTGTAAACCAAATGCATCAGTTGCTTATGCCCTTAAATGTCCACCTGAAGCGTCTAATTTGGCTACAAATCAGGGTGAGGACAGCTTGCAGTCTGAGGTGCCTAACCTAACAGATGGTCCTAACATGAATCTGAAAAATTCTGTTGTTCTGGACAGGCTTGCTTCGGGTGAAGAATGTAACAACTGTACATCTAATATTAAAGAGAAATCCTTTAGTGCTGCAGGGATATCTCATACTAACACAGAGGAGAAGTTTGTGGGCAGTAGAAAACTTTCTGGAATTGCCAAAAGAGAGTACATTTTACGTCAGAAATCAATTCACTTTGAGAGACAATACCGTGCACATGGTTCTAAAAGCACTTCTAGAGCTGGGAAACTTAGTGGTTTCAGTGGTCTAGTCTTGGATAAGAACCTTAAGGCTGTAGCAGAATCGACAGGTCTAAATGCTAAGAACTCCTTCAAGATTGGCAAAGCAGTTTCCTTCGATGTGCCTCAGAAAGACGTGGATTATAATATTTCGACTAGCAGTGGATTGGTTTCAGTGCCAACATCTGGTATGGAGACTAACAATGGCAGTTCATTACCTGTTGTCCCGGTCAACTCTTCACCTTCATTACCTGTTGCTGATACTGAACTTTCCCTCTCGTTCCCTGCCAAAGGTATTGCTAATCCGATGCCCATCAGCTATAGCGATGAGGCTGCCAATTGTAGTTTTGTTGATTCCTCAAACGATAAGTCCCTCGGGCAGTGGGTTTCGCAGGACAGGAAAGATGAGATGGCTATGAAGATGGTTTCAAGAGTAAGAGAACTGCAAAATCAGCTCCAAGAATGGACTGAGTGGGCAAATCAGAAGGTCATGCAAGCTGCTCGTAGACTGAGCAAGGACAAAGCTGAACTGAAAACTCTTAGGCAAGAGAAGGAAGAAGTGGAAAGgctcaagaaagaaaagcaaacaTTGGAAGAGAGCACCATGAAAAAGCTTTCCGAGATGGAAAATGCCTTGTGCAAGGCTAGTGGACAGGTTGAGAGAGCCAATGCTGCTGTTGGCAGGCTTCAAGTTGAGAATGCTGCACTAAGGCGGGAGATGGAAGCTGCAAAATTACGTGCTGCTGAATCTGCCGCGAGCTGCCATGAGGTGTCGAAGAGGGAGAAGATGACCCTGATAAAGTTCCAGTCATGGGAGAAGCAGAAGACTCTTTTTCAGGAGGATCTTGCAGCTGAAAAACGCAAGTTGAGGCATCTTCAACTGAAACTACAGCAGGCTAAAGATGCACAGTATCAAGCTGAG GTGAGACTGAACCAGGAGGAAAAGGCGAAGGACGAATTACTCACACAGGCCAGTTcatttagaaaagaaagagagcaAATTGAAGCATCCGCTAAATCCGAGGAGGATATGATCAAATCGAGAGCAGAAAACTATCTACTCAAGTACAAAGATGATATTGAGAAGCTAGAAAAAGACATTTCCCAGCTCAGGTTGAAGACAGACTCATCAAAAATAGCTGCTCTCAGAAGAGGTATAGATGGAAGCTACGCAAGTAAAGTCACCGACTCCAGAAACATTCGAGCCCTTAATGATTCCGCAATGTCCTACATCTCAAGAGCGGTGGCGCCCACAGACCTCAAGGACCTAACCGGGAACGGAGGCGTTAAACGTGAACGAGAGTGCGTGATGTGCCTGTCTGAGGAGATGTCCGTGGTTTTCCTCCCCTGTGCACATCAGGTGGTATGCACAATGTGCAACGAGCTCCACGAGAAGCAGGGAATGAAGGACTGCCCATCGTGCAGGAGCCCCATCCAGCGACGCGTTTGTGTGCGTTATCACTCGTAA
- the LOC105156940 gene encoding phosphomethylpyrimidine synthase, chloroplastic isoform X2 has product MASMQTSLASAICNNRNHSTSPKFLSSSFLHGVDVIGQAAGFRRKDIIPTAFSGPKATLTFDPPTNNKERVNQRKHTADPNAPDFLPLPSFEECFPKSSKEYTEVIHEHSGHLLRIPFRRIHLSGEEPHFDTYDTSGPQNISPRIGLPKLRKEWIARREKLGGPRYTQMFYAKQGIITEEMAFCAARENLDPEFVRSEVARGRAIIPSNKKHPELEPMIVGRNFLVKVNANIGNSAVVSSIEEEVHKLQWATMWGADTIMDLSTGRHIHETREWILRNSAVPVGTVPIYQALEKVNGIAENLTWEIFRDTLIEQAEQGVDYFTIHAGVLLRYIPLTAKRMTGIVSRGGSIHAKWCLAHHKENFAYEHWDDILDICNQYDISLSIGDGLRPGSIYDANDTAQFAELLTQGELTRRAWEKDVQVMNEGPGHIPMHKIPENMQKQLEWCNEAPFYTLGPLTTDIAPGYDHITSAIGAANIGALGTALLCYVTPKEHLGLPNRDDVKAGVIAYKIAAHAADLAKCHPLAQAWDDALSKARFEFRWMDQFALSLDPMTAMSFHDETLPSDGAKVAHFCSMCGPKFCSMKITEDVRKYAEEHGYGTAEEAVQRGMDAMSAEFLAAKKTISGEQHGEIGGEIYLPEEYVKSIKT; this is encoded by the exons ATGGCGTCTATGCAAACTAGTTTGGCATCAGCTATATGCAACAACAGGAACCACTCGACTTCCCCAAAATTTCTGAGCAGCTCTTTCTTGCATGGGGTTGATGTGATCGGACAGGCTGCCGGCTTTCGAAGAAAGGACATAATTCCCACTGCCTTTTCAGGCCCGAAAGCTACATTGACCTTTGATCCGCCCACTAACAACAAAGAGAGGGTTAACCAACGGAAGCACACGGCCGATCCTAATGCTCCTGATTTTCTTCCACTTCCGTCCTTCGAGGAATGTTTCCCTAAAAGCTCCAAAGAATACAC GGAAGTCATTCATGAGCATTCTGGCCATTTGCTGAGAATTCCATTTCGACGAATTCACCTATCGGGAGAAGAACCCCATTTTGACACCTATGACACCAGCGGTCCACAGAACATCAGCCCACGCATTG GACTCCCCAAGTTGCGGAAGGAGTGGATTGCCAGAAGAGAGAAATTGGGTGGACCAAGGTACACCCAAATGTTCTATGCTAAGCAGGGAATCATAACTGAGGAGATGGCATTCTGTGCAGCTCGTGAAAATCTCGACCCAGAATTTGTAAGATCTGAGGTTGCTCGTGGTCGTGCAATCATCCCGTCAAACAAGAAGCACCCAGAATTGGAGCCAATGATAGTTGGACGCAATTTCTTGGTGAAAGTAAATGCTAATATTGGGAACTCTGCTGTTGTAAGCTCCATCGAGGAAGAAGTCCACAAACTCCAATGGGCAACAATGTGGGGTGCTGATACCATTATGGATCTTTCCACCGGACGTCACATCCATGAGACTCGTGAGTGGATCCTGCGTAACTCTGCTGTACCAGTAGGAACTGTGCCCATCTATCAAGCACTGGAAAAAGTGAATGGCATTGCTGAGAATCTCACTTGGGAAATATTCAGGGACACACTGATCGAACAAGCTGAACAGGGTGTCGATTACTTTACAATCCATGCCGGTGTCCTACTCCGTTACATCCCACTAACAGCCAAGCGGATGACTGGCATTGTTTCTCGTGGTGGATCCATTCACGCAAAATGGTGCTTGGCTCATCACAAAGAGAACTTTGCCTACGAACACTGGGATGATATCCTAGACATTTGTAATCAGTATGATATATCCTTGTCAATTGGTGATGGATTGAGGCCCGGATCCATATATGATGCCAATGACACGGCCCAGTTTGCTGAGCTCTTAACTCAAGGAGAATTGACTCGTCGGGCTTGGGAAAAAGACGTACAG GTAATGAATGAAGGGCCAGGACATATTCCCATGCATAAGATCCCTGAGAATATGCAGAAACAGCTAGAATGGTGTAATGAAGCACCTTTCTACACTCTCGGACCTTTAACAACCGACATTGCTCCTGGATATGATCACATTACCTCAGCCATTGGCGCTGCGAATATTGGGGCTCTCGGCACGGCACTTCTGTGTTATGTGACTCCTAAAGAACATCTCGGTTTGCCGAATCGAGATGACGTGAAGGCTGGGGTTATAGCATATAAGATAGCCGCACATGCTGCTGATTTAGCAAAATGCCATCCGCTTGCACAAGCTTGGGATGATGCACTGAGCAAGGCAAGATTTGAGTTCAGATGGATGGATCAATTCGCTTTATCATTGGACCCCATGACAGCCATGTCCTTTCACGATGAAACCTTGCCATCTGATGGTGCTAAAGTGGCACATTTCTGCTCTATGTGTGGGCCCAAGTTCTGTTCTATGAAAATAACTGAGGATGTAAGAAAATATGCTGAGGAGCATGGTTATGGGACTGCCGAGGAAGCAGTCCAGCGCGGTATGGATGCCATGAGTGCAGAATTCCTAGCTGCAAAGAAAACTATCAGCGGGGAGCAACATGGTGAGATTGGAGGAGAAATCTACCTGCCGGAAGAGTACGTAAAATCCATCAAGACCTAA
- the LOC105156938 gene encoding uncharacterized protein LOC105156938 isoform X1 translates to MFYVLRRRFWRLFSRVRWLVWRRPRPKLIVRRLNARVEPKKKPKINSAVHQNGHVNGPFMQVMPIRLATFNAALFSLAPAVPTAEKSTVFVHEESESITARRPKGILKQSPLHSMMNASEKSKPKVSINLPENEISLAQNKVISIVEDSSSKTFSFNNRMRSPICFPAGMANWLTDVGLCGSRTIFDVLKEVDADILALQDVKAEEEKDMRPLSDLARALGMNYVFAESWAPEYGNAVLSKWPIKRWKVQKIFDDKDFRNVIKATIDVPWTGELNVYCTQLDHLDERWRMNQMNAIIQTSDQPHILAGGLNSLDASDYSSERWNDIVKYYEELGKPTPRVEVTNFLKGREYTDAKHFPGECEPVVMIAKGQTDVQGTCKYGTRVDYILGSPDLPYKFVPGSYSVLSSKGTSDHHIVKVDIMKVADKRPKSNRRQKKLKQRVFRLSNSCSSRGIWEISC, encoded by the exons atgttttatgttctCAGAAGGAGGTTTTGGCGCCTTTTCTCGAGGGTACGTTGGTTGGTATGGCGACGTCCTAGGCCTAAACTCATCGTCAGGAGGCTGAATGCAAGAGTTGAGCCGAAAAAGAAGCCGAAAATCAACTCAGCAGTCCATCAGAATGGCCATGTCAATGGCCCCTTCATGCAGGTTATGCCTATTCGACTAGCCACCTTCAATGCTGCCTTGTTCTCCCTTGCACCTGCCGTCCCAACAGCTGAGAAATCAACCGTTTTCGTGCACGAAGAGAGTGAAAGCATAACTGCCCGTCGTCCCAAAGGAATACTCAAACAGTCTCCACTCCATTCCATGATGAATGCAtcagaaaaatcaaaaccaaaggTTTCCATTAACCTGCCTGAGAATGAGATTTCTTTAGCACAGAACAAGGTGATCAGCATAGTTGAGGATTCCTCAAGCAAAACATTCAGTTTCAACAATAGGATGAGATCTCCCATCTGCTTCCCTGCCGGCATGGCTAACTGGCTGACCGATGTCGGTTTGTGTGGAAGTAGGACCATTTTTGACGTGCTCAAAGAAGTAGATGCCGATATCTTGGCCCTGCAGGACGTGAAGGCCgaggaagaaaaagatatgAGGCCGTTGTCTGATTTGGCTCGAGCGTTGGGGATGAACTACGTCTTTGCGGAGAGCTGGGCTCCTGAGTATGGCAATGCTGTTCTGTCAAAATGGCCTATCAAGAGGTGGAAagttcagaaaatatttgatgacAAAGATTTCAG GAATGTGATCAAGGCAACCATTGACGTTCCGTGGACAGGGGAGCTCAACGTTTACTGCACCCAACTCGACCACTTGGATGAAAGATGGAGGATGAATCAGATGAACGCGATAATTCAGACGAGCGATCAACCTCATATTCTTGCTGGAGGACTCAACTCTCTTGATGCATCAGACTACTCATCAGAGAGGTGGAACGACATTGTGAAG TACTACGAGGAACTAGGAAAGCCGACTCCAAGAGTTGAAGTAACGAATTTCCTCAAGGGAAGAGAGTACACGGATGCCAAACACTTCCCAGGGGAATGTGAACCTGTAGTCATGATTGCCAAAGGCCAAA CAGATGTCCAAGGAACATGCAAGTATGGAACTCGGGTCGACTACATTTTGGGATCCCCAGATTTACCATACAAGTTCGTGCCCGGATCTTACTCAGTTTTGTCATCAAAAGGCACCTCTGATCACCATATAGTAAAAGTTGACATTATGAAAGTAGCTGATAAGAGGCCGAAGAGCAATAGAAGACAAAAGAAACTGAAACAAAGAGTTTTCAGGCTAAGCAATTCTTGTTCTAGTAGAGGTATTTGGGAAATAAGTTGCTGA